DNA from Sorex araneus isolate mSorAra2 chromosome 6, mSorAra2.pri, whole genome shotgun sequence:
ATCTCTTGATGTGTCCAAAGCTAAGGTTACATAAAACTCAGTTAGTTATATCTTCAGCCTCTGATAGACACTCCTAAAATCACATTCAAGGATTCATTTATGGAACTTTCTCCTTAGCTCTCAGGTATACTGCCTGTTGTTACTGAAGATGGCAGAAGTTTGTAGAACTAAGTAAAAGATGCAATGTATTTATAAATGTGTAGGGACAGGATGTTCTCTATCTCAACCATAAAAGTATGTACAGTTTGATAAAAAGAAAGATTCTGAGGACTAAAGTAATAatataacaggtagggtgtttgcttagcACATACTTGACTCAGGTTTAATCTTCAGCACTTCCTATGGTTCCATGaatactgccagaaatgatcagAGGGTAGAGCTAGGTGTAAACACTTTGGTGTAAGCTCCccgaatatagcactgtagcactgtcatcccattgctcatcaatttgctctagtgggcacttgtaacatctccattgtgagacttgttgttactgtttttggcatattgaatacaccatgggtagcttgccagcctctgcagtgtgggcgggatacttttggtagcttgctgggctctccgagagggacagggatagaagaatcaaacctgggtttgccatgtgcaagacaaatgccctacccgctgtgctatcgctcctgccccccacccaaatataaataaataaaatttaaaaattcacaatgGAAAATTCTGGTGGAATAGAATTTTACACAAATTGGTCCATGCACCAATATTTTGAATCTATCTTTTACATAGTATAATCAATACTATTTTAGTTaggtgatatttttaattttattcagatgATTATTGCAATCTGTAATATTACTCAATTtatctttgaaaaaattaaaatcattctaAGTTGCCAACTTAATAATTAAACCAATGCCATAGACAGacattcataaattttaaattagttaTCTAATTCCCTCATGAACTTAGTAACAAAAACTGCTATCAAGAGGAAAATATGTACACATTATACACTTCATGAACAAattgtcaataaaaatattatactaagcatatatatcatatatatatgagaaaaatgGATACCAATAATTTAGTAGAAGTGGATAATACATCTTAATGAGCTCTTAATCAAATTATATAGATTAAAATTGACATATGAAACATCCTCAATGCTATTGACAATTAAAAATGTAAGTGTTCACCATATTTAAATAATCATCATATTCAGCAAACTATTGTGAGGTCCATATTGCAaagctatttatttgtttattcatagCAGTTTTAAAGTGGAAACTATAGAAGTTCTTTCTTAACCTCTTGAACTCTCCAAAGAGTTCCTCATGTTCTCAACATCCCTTTaaagagtgatttttttgttataaTTGATGAAGCCATTTTGGCAAATAATTGTCACAATGTACATGATCTGACTTTCAGTATTGAGCAGCCCATTAATGTGTACCAATGTATCTGCTCTTTTTCCAGTAACACAATGTCTTATTGACAATGTCTTATTTTTAGTAAGTCTTGAAGTTGTATCTTCTAAAACTTtcatcatcttattttttaactatttaaaatattttcttttatatgcaaactaattaaaattagttttataaataaatttataatttcctTCTGGGATCTTCATTTGGATTATAGTAAATTTATGCATTATATTTGGTGTATCTAACACCTCAACTCTACACTCTTCTAATCTGTGAGCAGGtgataatttattcatttctttgataattttcttcatgaagttttatagttttcttaaaacattgtacacacttaaaaaatcatatttggtCATCTTCAGTTTCTAGAATAAACTGCATTACATTTGATATCAAGATCCACTTTTCCATTGCCTTATAGAAAGTGATTGATCATGTACATTCACCTGTGTCCTGGAACATTACCATCAATTTCTTATTACTACTATATCAGTTTAATTATGCAGGTTTATGATCATGGAATATTTTTGTACACAATAATTtagctatcactgtcactgtcatcccgttgctcatcgatttgcttgagtgggcaccagtaacgtctccattgtgagacttgtttgttactgtttttggcatgttgaatacgccatgggtagcttgccaggctctgccatgtgggcgagattctcccggtagcttgctggactctctgagaggggcagagaaattgaactcgggtctgttgcatgcaaggcaaacaccctaccactatgctattgctccagctgtaaacaaaaatattttattttagctgtgAACAAAAAATACTCATCAAAATTATTTGATAAACAAACATTTCCACATGATTTCCACATAATACTTATTCCATATTCTAACTAAACTGCCTAGTGTATACCATATGCAGATGAATCTTAATATACTCAGTAAGAGACAAATAAACCAGAAGATAGGAATTATACTGTATTATTGCATCTATACAATTTCTCTGGGCAAAATCTTGTTGATGAAGCCTTGGAAACAGGGTATATtacagaaaaaagaataaaaaatttattgaagcaacatatatgaaatattatGTGTCTTACAATGACAATTTTCACAgttgatagcccagcgggtagggagtttgccttccacgcggaagacccgggttcgattcctctgccccttttggagagctaggcaaggtactgagagtatctcgcccacatggcagagcctggcaagctccctgtggtgtaatcgatatgccaaaaacagtaacaagtctcacaatggagacgttactggtgcccgcttgagcaaatcgatgagcaaggggatgacagtgacagtgatagtaatatatatcaaactattttaaattttacctttaaaaagtGTTCACATTGCTGTATACTAGATATGAATAAagttttgaagatatttttaaatactccTCCAAGAATTGTCGCATTCTTACTCTTAAAACAAAGACATTAGAATTGCCTGGTTCTCTTACATGACAGAGCCTTTAAGTATTTTCTCTTATTATTCTCTCCTTAGCATAACTTCCTCTGCTTAAAATAGTTTTCAGAGATTACTTTGTTATGTCCTTTGTTATCCTCAAATATTTATTCACATATCATTAATAAAATGATACTTTTCCTAAGAATCctaatttaaaatatggttttttTGCCATGTAATCAATACCCTCTCAGTCCTCTTCCATTAACTTTTCCCAGTAGTATTGACTCCAACTGTTAGACAATATTTTtggacaaaattttaaatgaataacgTAGTCTAATATCGCCAAACTATAATGAGTCTCCTATAGTCAACCTCTCCTATAGATTATAACCAAAACAAGTTGAAATAGCAAATTTAAATTTGAAGAATACTTGTATCATATAGAATCTCATTATGATTCTTcctatattcttttctttcattgattaGATTGCAAGAAACAGTTTTTGCAATCAAGAAGCAATGCAAGACGTTCTCCATATTTTACAAGCCAGAATATCAGAGAAAGGTCACTATTTGgtggaaaaaaaaccaaacagaaatacCCTTCTTGTTTTCTATTAGACTTGATTGATGGTTATGATCCAGTACAGAATAACAATCAACCAAAACTCCAAAAGAGTTTGATCTTTCTGCCCTTATTTATACAAAGTCAAGAAAAGTATTAAGTGGTAAAGCTTTAGATGAGATGGTTATTGGAATTAATATTCTTCTAGGCACAATATTAATGGACACAAATATAAACCTATCTTTATATTAATGGACACAAATTTTAAACCTGTTTTTAGCCAACTATTATAATATACAACAGAATAAACTTAAGAAGACTaagcaaaataattgaaaattcaaCTACAACATAAACTAtctcaatatttcaaaataagtgACATAACCATTGGTCAGACTCAAAGTTTTCTTTACAACTACCACAGGAAGCAAAATTTGTGGTCTGAACCTAATAAAATTAATCATGtggcaaaacagaaaaagaattgcAAGATACAACAAATGATATAAACAGGATCAAAATTTAAATGCtgacaacaaaatacaaaataaaaacaagcaagcacATTACTTGGGAGTGAACATTCTTGAAATGTGTGAAAAATAGAAGTcattaataaagaaatagaaagtaaaaaaagaagacaaacgTAATTTTACAACTTTGTCTTATATGAAATTCATTTGATGAATCAATGGCAGAATCTAAATAGTGGCAAAAGAGACAACtttaccaaatttaaaaaatgtctgtgCCTAAAAAACAGGCTTGGGTGGGCTTTATGTTTAAGGTAGAAAATCAGAGAATATTGGTGTAAAGAAATTTAAACTGGTGGTggatcggtgttggaacattgtagtcttgaaactctactatgaataactttgtttgtgatggtgcctcaataaaaaaaaaaaaagcacaggggcgggagcgacagcacagtgggtagggcatttgccttgcccgcggccgacccaggttcaatttccagcatcccatatggtcccctgagcaccgccaggggtaattcctgagtgcagagccaggagtgacccctgtgcattgccaggtgtgactcaaaaacaaaaaacaaaaaaaaaagcacatacaatctgaagaacaaaaaattttttaaaaaatttaaacatttttataaagattCATAGAACCTTGGATATGtggaaatcacataaaaatttctaattttaatgtaACTGTAATATGAGGAgcataaaataataacaagtacaaatgcccaggagtttgatccctggtgccacatatggtcctctgagtaccaccaggagtgatccctgagtgcagagccaggagtaatccttgagctccaccaggtgtgacccaaaaaacaaaataatgaaatttaaaaatataatattgagtagagaaatatctttgaaaaaataatattaagatgttTTCAAGTTTACAAAAAGATACAGCTTCAGAGATTTGTACCATTGTGTGTACTGTTTGTGGATAAACATAGAatctttatatacttatatacttacCTATATCCCTTGGATTTCTCTgcaatagttttatttgtttgtaagATACAGTGATGCTTAAATGGTGTTATCAACGTTAGTGTAATGAGCATAGATGAAAGTGGCTCTTTCTCATATTTTCCTTGAGTTGTGAGAAACAGTGTATCCCAAACACATGAGACGTATAATAAGACATATATCTATtcctaaaaatttaaattgagttCAATTAAATAGCatataaaatagcatataaaataatagtGAAAGAAAAGCTGTTGATGTCAGAATTAAATATCATGCTATATACACCTATATACACACCTATAGTATGCAATACTATAGTATAGtgcatattaataataattagaataattaaaaaaattatcatgagAATGAGTAAAGGTAAAAATTAAGGGaatgatattttaatgtattaaatttatttaaaatgaataaataatttttataaaaaaaacttatttcaaaAGTGTAAGTGTGTCCTGGATGGTAAGATCTTGAATTTGTAACCAGCAAgccttctgaaaataaaattctgccaTATTAGTTTTTGTTGAAGAAAAGTTatacatgagaaaaaaatcagaatatcaCTAGTGAAGGAACAATAGCAGAGATTACAATTGCTTGTTTCAATTTTAGGCTCATTTTCCCAAGgtatttaaattattaagaacataaaatcaaatgttgtagcagattttttgtttttatgcatgCAGATATACAACTGACAATGTAATATTCAGGGGCTCACATAATATTCAGTAATTGTGAAATTctgatattttccttaaaaaggtATAATATTATTCTAAAGTCTAAGTTGATTGTGAAAGGCAAAatcttgtatgtatatatatatatgttatgcacatagatatacatatatacatatacatatgtacactttTATCTACAGCACTGCCCACAATTTTACTCAGATTAGACATATGCAATTTTACACCCAATAGGCTATTTGACAATTCCTATTACTGTCTGTTATCAATATTCAGTAGGAACCAATCAAGTTGCTGCCAAACCTCCTGTAGACCCTATTTAGCCTTTTCAGCAAATCTCAATTTGTCTGAATATCATAATAGTGGTACAGTTGGAAAACCATACTTTGGAGTAGTATTGCTCAACCTCTCCCAACCATGACCCCTTTcttatttaatttccttattgTCCACTCCATGCTGTGAGTTGTCCCCGCTCCATAGCCTAGTCGTGTCCCTCCTCCCATTAATGCAATTTTCATCTGTGGCTACCTTGAAATTCCCTGACCATAGGACTGTTAGATGAGAAATGCTGCTGTAGAGCAtgacctaaatatatatatatatatacatatatatatatatagagagagagagctaaattggtaaataaaataaaattcaatgctaaagttattttaatcaaaaaattGGCAGTGCAAAGAGAGATAAGAAAAGCTGtgacaaataaaatttatggaaaacaaatatcaaaatgtTATTCTGAAGTTCATCTACATATTGATTATATTAAGTGGAATTAGTTTAAAAATACtacgtttttattttattttattttatttttagttttggagacacatccagctgtgctcaggacttactcttgactcttcacttggagattactcctggtgggactctgggaacTATAGAGGGattgctgccagggattgaatctaggctgTCCTTACCCATGCCTTACCCATGgtacttactatctctctgaccccctaaagttatcaaataaaaatagggAATGAGATAATGCAGGATAAAAAGCAAACATACATTAACTACTACATAAAATTACTTTGAATATAAATAATAgatcctggagcgatagcatagcaggtagggcatttgccttgcacatggccaacccaggttcgattcctcatccccctcagagagcccggcaagctaccaagagtatcctgcctgcacaacagagcctggcaaactccctgtggcatatttgatatgccaaaaaaagtaacaagtctcacaatggagatgttactggtgcctgcttgagcaaatccatgaacaatgggatgacagtgctacagtgataaataATAGAGTATCttaaaaagatggaaaatatataccaagaaaacagtatttacaagagGCTCCTGGTACTTAATTTACATGACAAAAGTATAATTCTTATTTAGGCATAGGGTCAAGGATAAGTATTAGCACTATACAAGGATGGGATAGTGGATTCTCTAAGGATTAGTAACTGTATAAATTCAGAtcctacatggcagagcccggaaagctacctgtggcttatccAATAtgaaaaacacagtaacaacaaatctcacaatggagacgttactggtgcccactcaagcaaattgatgagcaatgggatgacagtgacagtgacaataagttCAGATGCCATTAAGTACACAACTTCAAATTAGTTGGAAAAAAACAATAGATTTGAAATGAAATATATCCAAACCATAGCTATATTAAatacaattataattattttgttgtcaaaatggaaaagaaagaaaaaatcagtaATAACATGGCTTGGGATGAAGTACAGATTGAACTTAAATATATAGCACTAAATATTAGTAAAAGGTCTACTATAAcaatacttattaaaataaaataagcaattttGCTGTTAGTTTACTGCAATATCTTTTCTTTCCAGATCCGGTGAATGTTTAATAAATTGTAGATAATTGTTaaaatcaatgttttatttaACTTTCTCAGTTTAGGACATAATTTTTCTTCACCTTCTACAAGTTTGAATGATATTTAAGATTTTATCTGCAATATGAAGAATCAATTCACAGTACATGTTTATTTTCAAAGGCAGTTCTAAAATTCATGTTCCTCATTACTTACAAAGTGAAAGTCATGTGACTGACCAGataatttttttaccttttccCCACTTCTTACCAAGTTCCTATGGGGTGAGAATAAAAATTGTTCTTAATTACTATTACAATATTCCATTAAAAAGgccaataagaaatatatttttccttgcGTTATTTTTTGGTTAATCTTATAAAATAATCCATTATGAAACAcggagaaaaaaaactaaaagaaacaattGAAACTCAAATAATATCAACATTGCAGTGCACTTAAATATCCTAGAAATGGTGCCAATCTGAGGTAATTACCTTAATATTAACATCATTGCTACACATGTTTTACATATTCTCCGGTTAGAAAAATAGTATACAACTTCCATTTAATGAAAGCAGTAAGAGACATAAATGAAATTCAAATTCTGGTTTGCTGATTCTAGAATCTTAGAATTTAATACCATAGAATTGTAAGAGAATAGTTATagttaaaaagaaagagggaggcagAGTTCTCAGTTGTTTTTAGCGATAAATAATTGTAAAACACATTCCCGAATCTGTTTAGTTCTCACTCCATAGATGATAGGATTCAACATAGGAGGCACTAATAAGTACATGTTCGCCAGCAGGATATGGGTGTGACGTGGTATCTGCCTGCTGAAACGATGGgtgaggaaggagaaaagagcagGGATATAGAAGGTGAGGATGACACAAACATGGGATCCACAAGTGCTGAGGGTCTTCAATCTGGCATCTTTAGACGGGAGAGCAAATACAGCACGGAATATATGTACATAAGACAAAGAGATGCATGTTACATCCGTTCCAACAATAAACATGATGACCGCCAAACTGTAAAAACTATTGATAGTGACGTCAGCACATGCCAGTTTCACCACAGCCATGTGCTCACAGTATGTGTGGGAAACTACATTCGTACGGCAATACGGCCACATCCCAACCAAGAAGGGATGTGGTGTCATTAGCACTAACCCACGTAGAAGTGCCACTAAGCCAATCTGAATCACCACAGAATTTGTAAGAATAGAAGTGTGTCTCAGAGGATTGCAAATTGCCACATACCGGTCAAGGGCCATGGCCACCAGAAGCCCTGACTCCACTGCAGAGAAGGCGTGGATGAAAAACATCTGAGTGAGGCAGGCATGGAAGTTGATTTCGTGAGAGCTGAACCAGAATATACCCAACATCTTGGGAAGAGTGGAAGTGGATAAGATGAGGTCTGTAACAGCCAACatggaaagaaaatagaacatgGGTTCATGGAGAACAGTCTCAGTTTTGATGATAAAAAGGATGAGTATGTTTCCCATAAGGGCAACAACATACATTAGGCTGAAAGGGATCGATATCCAAATGTGTAAATCTTCTAGACCAGGTACACCCACCAAGATAAAGGTACTGGGGTTGGTGAATACAGTATAGTTAAAGCCAAACATGATGATATTGGctattcaaggttttttttttctttccttatcttctttatttctggACAGATACTCTGAAACATATGCAAAAGAATTACTCAGTTCCGAAATGCACCTAAGCAAATGTCTCCATGTTTCAAGTCatcttttcttaaattaaaatgatCACATACCACACTGCCAGTTGTTAATCTCATTCGGGACCAGTTGAAGAATAAACCATGTTCTTTAATTCAAAACTTCCAAAGTGTTCTGCTGATTCTAACTTTTCCCTGTTTGTCAGTGAGATCCACACAACAAATTTCCTGATAAACAACACAGGATCCTCATggtaaaaagtgaagaaaaaaatttaacccctttttattaataaaattgccCTCAATTGTACGACTCCATAAAATTTATAATGTTGGAAATTTTTTACAAGGGGTAAATTCAAAATAGATATTTGTGAAGGAAATGCATGAAGGGAAAATAAACTTTCCACAATTCTTGATTgacaatacttttaaaatatttgaccaTAAAGAtaacataattatttaaatagtcCAAAACAGTAACTTAATAGATACAACTATAAACTATATATCTGAAGTTTCTTGAACTCAGGAAAATTAGTTATGCTTTCACAGTATCTCCAGTATATAGATAGCATTCAATATTTAATGGTAAAtatgacatttaatatttctaTAATGCATTATgtataaatctattttttccaAGTAAAATAATGAAGGTGTGGCAGGAGAAAAGatttatctgttttatttcaaAACCACACTTTTGTTTCACATaacatgtaatcaaaataaaaacaaattcaaatatttttatagtcatTATCATGAGTTTCACAACGTACTCacaaatgataaaaacaaatatttcaaagttttaCAAATGTGATTTATAGCTTTATTGACATGTTTTAGAtataatccattaaaaaaatccaGAACTTTCTAATGTAATATTGCAGTTGATGCCAAGATGTTCATTATGCAAGTGTCAGTTTGttatttcttaataaattaaCCCCAATCCGGAAATGTTATTTGCATATACTTATTTTTCAAGGAGTATGCCAGATTACTGTCTACTAAGACTTCTATAGAATGCGTAAGGAACACTTCAAGAGCATTTGGTCCTAACCTAATATGTAGCCAGTTTTTATATTGATTTACTGTTAACAACAAGACAGTCAGGGATGTCTGGCTTGTATTCAGGGGAAGCACATTGTCTTGCTCTGACAGAGAAGTCTCAAGAATTTCACAATAGAAGAAAGTTATGTGAATTCAGGCTAGCTATGagaattctatatattttttcactcttAAAATCATTAACACGCCTTGatacatgttttaaaatgaatttacatTACTTTGTAATATTTATTCCTCAGACCTGGAAAGCTGTTGTTTTCAACACCATGCTATGGTACCTTCATCATTGCCTTTCTTATTTTCCAGGCTTGAGCAAACACCGATGAGCTGTTATATTCTTCTAGATAAAATGTGTTGTGTTGAGTTAATGCCAGGTTTTCAGAGATTTGAGTCTTTCCCTGAGTGAAAGGATCACTGTAGGCTTTATAATCCCCTTGGAGATGTTCCTACTGTTTAAACTCTGCAGTAGGTACTTTATCACCTCTGGGAAATGTAAATGATGCCTGGGGGAGTAAACATTTTAGTTAATATATGTAAGAAGATTGGTAAAACAATGTTTCAATGAAAacgaagaataaaaaaaatcaaagtccaTGACTCTGACAACAGAGTCATTTGATATTTAGAACATTATTCGATATTTAGAACATACTCATATAGGGGACTTGGGTGAGATGGTATCA
Protein-coding regions in this window:
- the LOC101557012 gene encoding olfactory receptor 52E2-like, yielding MFGFNYTVFTNPSTFILVGVPGLEDLHIWISIPFSLMYVVALMGNILILFIIKTETVLHEPMFYFLSMLAVTDLILSTSTLPKMLGIFWFSSHEINFHACLTQMFFIHAFSAVESGLLVAMALDRYVAICNPLRHTSILTNSVVIQIGLVALLRGLVLMTPHPFLVGMWPYCRTNVVSHTYCEHMAVVKLACADVTINSFYSLAVIMFIVGTDVTCISLSYVHIFRAVFALPSKDARLKTLSTCGSHVCVILTFYIPALFSFLTHRFSRQIPRHTHILLANMYLLVPPMLNPIIYGVRTKQIRECVLQLFIAKNN